The genomic region AAGCAAAAGAAAAAAGTATAGTTATAAATGGAAAGGAAATAAAGGTTTTAAGTGAAAAGGACCCAAAAAATTTACCATGGAAGGATTTAGGTGTTGATATAGTAATTGAGTCAACAGGCCTTTTTACAGAAGCGGAAAAAGCACGTGCACATATTGAAGGTGGAGCAAAAAAAGTTGTTATTACTGCACCTGCCAAGGGAGAGGATGTTACAATAGTTATGGGTGTTAATGAGGATATGTACGACCCTAAAAAACATGTAATTCTTTCAAATGCTTCATGCACAACTAACTGTCTTGCTCCAATTGCAAAAGTTTTAAATGACAATTTTGGAATAATTAAAGGACTTATGACAACAATACATGCTTATACAAATGACCAGAGAATTCTTGACCTTCCACATAAGGATTTAAGGAGAGCAAGAGCAGCTGCACTATCAATTATACCTACAACAACAGGAGCGGCAAAGGCGATTGGAAAAGTAATTCCTGCTTTAAATGGGAAGATGCATGGAATTGCTTTAAGAGTACCAACTCCAACTGTTTCCATTGTGGATTTAACTGTTCTTCTTGAAAAAAATACCTCTGTTGATGAAATAAATTCTGCATTCAAGAAAGCAGCAGAAACAAATTTAAAGGGGATTTTAC from bacterium harbors:
- the gap gene encoding type I glyceraldehyde-3-phosphate dehydrogenase — translated: MVKIGINGFGRIGRLVLRSAIELNYDGFEFVAVNDITDAKTLAHLFKYDSNYGIFNGTVEAKEKSIVINGKEIKVLSEKDPKNLPWKDLGVDIVIESTGLFTEAEKARAHIEGGAKKVVITAPAKGEDVTIVMGVNEDMYDPKKHVILSNASCTTNCLAPIAKVLNDNFGIIKGLMTTIHAYTNDQRILDLPHKDLRRARAAALSIIPTTTGAAKAIGKVIPALNGKMHGIALRVPTPTVSIVDLTVLLEKNTSVDEINSAFKKAAETNLKGILQYCEEQLVSKDFTKNPHSCIFDAPSTYIVDNNFVKVFGWYDNEWAYSCRVVDLVNYVIKKGI